In Nitrosococcus halophilus Nc 4, the genomic stretch TCTTCGGGCAATGTCCCGGCCAGTTCATAGCGGGAAATCCCAATGGGCTTGCCCACATCCCGCAGGGAATACTCCGCCACCACGTTGTTGCGATCCTTGCAGAGGATCAACCCAATGGAGGGGGTATCCTCGGCCATCTTCACCTGCTCATCGAGGGCAGTGAGATAAAAATTCAGCTTTCCTGCGTATTCGGGTCGAAACGGCCCATTCTTTAGCTCAATGGCCACATAACAGTGCAGCTTGAGGTGATAGAATAGCAGATCAATGTAAAAATCATCCCCGCCCACCTCCAGGTGATATTGCTTGCCCACAAAGGCAAACCCCTTGCCCAGCTCCAGCATGAACCGGGTGATGTGATCCACCAAGGCCTGCTCTACTTCCCGCTCGTGAGCCTCTTCCCCCAGGTCGAGAAAGTCGAACACATACGGGTCTTTCAGCGTTTCTTTGGCCAGATCGGAATTCGGCGCAGGCAGACGCTCGGCAAAATTATCGATCTTGGGCTGAGCCGCCTGGCGCTCATAGAGCCGGTTTTCAATTTGAAGGCTTAAAACATGGCGCGACCAGTTGTTCTCCAGGGTCTTGCTGACATACCAAAGGGCCTGCTCGGGCGCTTTAATCTTCTCTACTATCAATGCATTATGCCCCCATGGAATTTGTGCCACAAGCTGTGGCACAAAATCGTCCTGATCCGCATAGAAGCTGTA encodes the following:
- a CDS encoding PDDEXK nuclease domain-containing protein — translated: MGLGRLITEKQQASGWGDAVIDQIAHDLTQELGGVKGFSRRNLYRIKQWYSFYADQDDFVPQLVAQIPWGHNALIVEKIKAPEQALWYVSKTLENNWSRHVLSLQIENRLYERQAAQPKIDNFAERLPAPNSDLAKETLKDPYVFDFLDLGEEAHEREVEQALVDHITRFMLELGKGFAFVGKQYHLEVGGDDFYIDLLFYHLKLHCYVAIELKNGPFRPEYAGKLNFYLTALDEQVKMAEDTPSIGLILCKDRNNVVAEYSLRDVGKPIGISRYELAGTLPEELKANLPTVEEVEAEFGRNRAGEDDRQ